ATTCCGGGCACTACACCAACATCAAAAGAGGATGTTGAAATTGGTGTTTATCCAAACCCGTATTACGGAAACGCATACTGGGATGGTCCTTTCGAAAGATTGAGAAAAATTTATTTTTATAATTTGCCCGCAAGAGCAGAAATTGTCATCTACACTCTTGCAGGAGATATTATCAAGAAAATGGATCATGACGGAAACAGCAATGGTGACGATCTAAGATGGTTTCAGAACTTTTCACCCGGTGGAACACAAACCATGTCGGGTGGCGAACACGCATGGGATCTAATCTCTGACGGGGATCAGGCAGTTGCTACCGGTTTGTATCTTTTCTCCGTAAAAGATCTTGATACAGGTAAAATTAAAACAGGCAAGTTTTTAGTTATCAAATAAAAGGAATACATATGAAAAGATATCTTTTTCTTTTCGTTTTCATACTCGCCGGATATAGCTTCAGTCAGCCATATCCTTTGAGAACAATTCAGGAAATTACAACAACTCCTGATTCATTATTATCACCAGGGACAGAGTATTCTCCTTTCATAGGGGATACCGTAAGACTCAGAGGTTTGATTACGGTAAAACCGGTTGTTGATCCCTCAACTGACCGTAGAAGAGTTATTGCTGCCGGTGGACGCTGGTATGCATATGTACAGGATCCTAACGGACTCCCATTTGGCGGTATATCAATTATACAAAATGATACTACCGGAGTAAACCAGAACTCAGGGTTCGACCTTGTGGATACTGCCCAGGTTTGGGAATTTACTGCTGTTCTTTCGGTATTTTCCGGAAACACAGTTCAGGCAAACCTGCTCGTGAATCCCCCGACTCCGGTTGAGTTTATCTCCCAGGCAACAAAAAGACCTGATCCAATCGAACTGCCAATGACAACTTTTATGGAAAACGGAGTCCTTAAAGGTGAAGGCGAAAAATATGAGGGTATGTATGTCATTATCAGAAATGTTTTGACAAGTGACAGAAACAACTCTTCAGGCGTTTTTCGTTTCAATGACGGTAATGGTAATTTCATGGAAATGTATGATCAGTCGGGTTATTTTACAAAAAGAGCTCACCGTCTTACGGGTCTAACTGATTACGATGCTCCTGCAGATGGAACATTCCTTGAGTATATAAGAGGTGTCGTCCACACAAGAGCTACCGGATATTATATCGTTCCGCTTTACCCCGGTGACATAAAGGTTGGAGCAACTCCTCCGAGTATTTCGAATATTGCAAGAAACAACGCTTTTGTTGCAAGAAATGTACCCGTTGAAGTATCAGCCAGAATAGTGGATCTTGATGGAAGAATCACTTCCGGAAAACTCTTTTACAGAGTTAACATGGGTTCGTACAACGAACTCGCCCTCGTTCGTGGAACCGCAGACACAAACACATTTTCAGCTACAATTCCCGGTGTTGATGCAGACTCCGCAGTTGTCGACTATTTCTTCTGGGCACAGGATAATGAAAACAGAATAACCTTGAATCCTGCTGAC
This genomic window from Ignavibacteria bacterium contains:
- a CDS encoding T9SS type A sorting domain-containing protein is translated as MKRYLFLFVFILAGYSFSQPYPLRTIQEITTTPDSLLSPGTEYSPFIGDTVRLRGLITVKPVVDPSTDRRRVIAAGGRWYAYVQDPNGLPFGGISIIQNDTTGVNQNSGFDLVDTAQVWEFTAVLSVFSGNTVQANLLVNPPTPVEFISQATKRPDPIELPMTTFMENGVLKGEGEKYEGMYVIIRNVLTSDRNNSSGVFRFNDGNGNFMEMYDQSGYFTKRAHRLTGLTDYDAPADGTFLEYIRGVVHTRATGYYIVPLYPGDIKVGATPPSISNIARNNAFVARNVPVEVSARIVDLDGRITSGKLFYRVNMGSYNELALVRGTADTNTFSATIPGVDADSAVVDYFFWAQDNENRITLNPADTTRNRWFYPVLNRPLTIQDVQYSPYGSGFSAVNNYRVTVSGVVTADTSDIPGFGSTALRVYIQNGSTPWSGIWVKGFDALNLKRGDLVTVSGKVVEDFNVTCLDSVTAIVVNSTNNPTPEPIVVTTGTIGAKAGGVVDAEKYESVLIKYTNPVITRTNADLTGNFGEMLVDDNSGGTRVELQDGNHQYHNNWEPNLSGIQVDSLARFSSLTGVLYFSFSNYKLTPRKDADFVGYTTDIKDNLTPAEFSLSQNYPNPFNPSTAIEFSLPKGENVKLEIFDVLGRSVQTIINEYKEAGNYKVYFNASALPSGMYIYRIDAGAKSSVKKMILMK